Genomic window (Geotrypetes seraphini chromosome 6, aGeoSer1.1, whole genome shotgun sequence):
ccgcggaaacgaagaaactggggaccacgcactcctccgtcgggcgggaaggcactcgcgcacgcgcggtgcggccaactagaactttctagttaaaaaggtccgtaccgagggctccgtcggtgacgtcacccatgcgttaagaatatgctgcctgcttgtcctgggataaaaaggcTTCACGCACTGTTTTCTTCCTTGGCCCAGATGATTGAAGCTCTggagctgcgatcagctgagagcTGGTAGAGGGGAGAGCAGCGGTTGCTGGCTTAGCTGATTCAAGGCTTCCCGTGCAAGCTCCAGAATCAgctgattggagcaggagcaggcaggggaagccccaatcaGCTGATCATGACTCTAGAGCCAGCCATTAGGGGAAGTCCCAATCAGCTGGGGctccagagccagcaggggaactCCTGAATCAGGTAAGCTGGCAGCCACTACTCATTCCTCTGCTGGCTCTCAGCAGATCACAGCTTCAGAGCCATCAGCTGGGCAGAGGAAGAGAATAGCTGCTGCAGGCAGGAGGAGCAGCTGTGCATAGCGATTGCTCTTTTGAGGACAcacaggcacagttcctcccctcttttacGGGGCTACTCTGCACAAAatgcatgcatatgatttgcataaTATTTGTGTGTAGCCTTGTAAATGACAATTGCTcctaaaccgcttagatttacctttggttttatatttgtggtatattaaataaattgaacttgaacacaGTATTTTTTTACCAAATTGGAACATTTTGCATCCTGCCCCCAGTTTGGGACtattttaatgaagttcctctACATGTGGGTAAGGCAGGCATGCATCCAAAATGCAAGCACTGTAACAAAGAAATACAAGGCCTGGTGGTCCAAATAAAATAACATCATGAGAAGGGCTTTGAGGAAGATGACAAAAGAAACTTGTTTGAACAGGCAGGAGTTTCAAGTTGGCAAATATTttgatttcatcatatttcttaaaGACTGCCTTGAGGAACTGTCATAtttgagcaaaaatatatttgttattattaCTGCATGTTACCGTTATTTTGATATAGTAGttatgaagaaataaaaaaaagttgaaactagcaaatattcctttttttgGGCAGCCCTGAGTGGTAGTAAATACAGTAAGTAATACTAAATAAGCAGAAATTGTATCAATAATAAAATTACTGCATTGACTTTTTTGTTTAGGGGAATCTATCATCAAACTAAAAGATTCTGGAAACTATCCACCTTTGAGATCACCATCCACCTGTTCTACAGTTTCAGAGTTATCTGTCCAAGATAGTATTTCAGTCACATCATATATATCACATATCCACAGTATATCacctaaaagaaggaaaaaaaattgacCATCCAGGAACCACCATAAATTAGTTTgtgataaaaaaacaaacacagccGATTAGAAAAAGAGGTTGTTGAAGAAAAAATTGCCCAGTTTGTTTATGTGACAAATTCTTTTTTCCCCATCTGATTGAAAACTCACACTTCATTAATATGGTTCAATCACAGAGAGCAGGATACAGGCTGCCCTGCAGAGCAAATGTtcctgggaagctgctggataaagtgtATGACAGAGAAATGGAACACTGTGCAacaggtctagagcaggggtaggcaattccagtcctcgagagccataggcagttcaggatttcaggatattcacaataaatatgcatgagataggtttgcatctcaaggaggcagtgcatgcaaatctatctcatatactatatattcattgtggatatcctgaaaacctgacttgcttgtggctctcgaggactggaattgcctaccccaggTCTAGAGGATAAAACTGTTAACTAGGTCTTGATGGGTGGTGTAATGTCCACAATGATCCTGATTTATGTGCTTGTATAACAACAGAAGGGAATGTCTTTCTGACATAAACAGTTGATACCTTAGgaaatatacagtagaatttttaCAGGAAGTAACAGCAAAAGCTATAATATGTGAACAAAAAAATCAAATGTCTAGTATGCAATGTAGTCACAAACAATGCTGCAAATGTATCCAAGATGAGAACATCATGAAGAGAATTCCAAGCTAATAACATTTGGTTGCAGTGCTCATTTGCTATACCTCCTAGCCAAAGACTTCAGTGTCCCAGACATAAAGACTAATGTCATTGTTATGgaagtatttagcaatttcaaTCATTTTGCTGCCCTTGTCATATAGTGCTTGGTTTATCTGAATTACATATTCATTAAAAATTATAGcctgttatgttatgtaaagttTGTGAAATAATCATAGAATGCATGCCAATGTGGCAGATAAAATATCTTCTGATATGGCAAATGAAGCGTGAATAGCTGGTCGAAGAGGAGCAGGGCAAGGGAATAATAGGTGGGGGGCACAGGATTTATGGCAGGACAGGAAAGGGCATGAAGAGCAGGTGttgggatttttttaaaatcaaaaagCTGGCAACTCTAGATGTACCCTAGAAGCTAACAGGAGCAGATATAATTTAGCTTTTCCTTTCCTGGGCCTCATTGTATTGCAGGAGCTGGTTTAGTGGAATTTATGCCACAGAGAGAATCTtcaagaggaagggaaagattgcCAACTTGGAAATCTAGATGTATTGTTAATGGCACTATCATTATTTGTCATACCCCTAGGAATCCTACCCTCCTTTCTTTACATTTCAAAATCATTGAAATGGTCAGATCAATACCCCCTCCCAATTCCCTTGCTCAGGATTCTAATGGAAGGACCCTTTCCCCTGACTTGTTCATTTGAGATATCCTATGTGATCCATCCATGAAATGCTAAAGGTGACATTTCATTTAGGTCCCCTCCCATTACCAAACCAACAAATCTAATTGCCCCCTCTCAACTTTTCTGCtcactttctttcaactccttATTTCAGCTGTGAGATTAAATGAGGAAAGAGTGATCCCTAGCTGCTCCTGGTCCCaagcaccccccccacccccaacacacaTGCACACTGCCTTTTCTGTCGGCCTTGGGTGGACCAGCATCATTTTGAAACACAGCAGTAATATGACATTTAAATACATGGTTGGGGTGAGAAGGTATCGGAAAGGGGATTAAGAGGCCAATTCATTTTTAGCAATTGAGGGGACTGGGCTCTGGCTACTTATTTCATTtctgaaaaatgaaacaaaaagaaaaaccaaaagagaaaacatgaaaaataaaACCTCATTCTTTCAGTGAATGCTCATAACAGATGAACCCTTTTGCATTGTAAATCACAATTTGTAACTGGCTTTTGGAGTTATGGTCTGTTGGTTAAATGAATAACGAAGGGAGCACAGCTCTTGAAACCAAATACAGTGATTTATTGAATACATCTTAAGAGCAAATTAAGTAATCTAATGTTTTGCCAAATACTGTGTTGGCTAACCATTCAATATCCTAAAATATTCCATTAGTGTTTGGAGGAAAGTGGTTAAGTGAAGTTTTGTATGCTGCAAAGCAAAAAATAACAACACATTGCTTTAACAGAATTGCAAAGGGAATGCTGTATATTTTCCTTTCATCACTGGCATTTTGGAGAGCAGAGAAACACTGCAATGTCTCCGATACAAAAATGAAAGGAATTCTTGACCTGGCAGAGGAGATTTGTGATCCTTGTGCCAAAAGTGAATGCCTTTGCTGCCTCTGAAATCTATACATAATTTTGTAGCTCTGAAATTTCAGAAATGTAGTATCAGCTCTGTGTCATTATTTAAATAAATGGCAATCACACTCAAGTATGTAATGTTTAGAAAGCTCATGCTTCTGAGTTTCCCAGTTATCCTTTTAGAATTATATGTCCTGATTTTTTTCCTAAGGCTTGGCATATGGACTAGAAGGCTCAGGGGAATGGACCCCTCTAGATTGCTGGTTTAAATCCTAGTTCAGCACACCAATGTGGAATGAACCAGGAGCCATAATAAAAATGTTCATAATGTAGCTCCTGtcaccagtggcgtagcgaggacaggaggcgcctggggcggtgggcatacctcccccccaacccccggcTGCATGCGTGTGCCACTTCttattccccatacctttttaacttctctgacaTGACCAGCATGACTGCATTGATATTGGCTCGCCCTTTGCCGTCACCTCCTAAgcatgggacccggaagtgacatcagagagagtgccgattccaacgcgggcagcaatgttgctcacaccggagaagtaaaaaaggtacggggtggggggaggaagccAAGGGGCACGCATGCaacagggggaggaggagggggtgcttGCGCCCCTAGCAAGATTATGTatggggcggatcgcccccctccctgctttcccccttactacgccactgtctatCACAAATTTGTGACAAAGACATGataagagagagagggagcagattgGTCCAGACTAGCTATATCACATCACACATAGCATCAGATATAACCAGACTTATTAGACCCCAAAGGCCAGGAAGTAATGGGTGTCACAAATCCCTTCCCTAGTTGCCCTTTAATGGCaatagctaaactaaactaaaccttaagtttatataccgcatcatctccacagatgtggagctcggcacggtttacaagaacttaaaatataggaagagaaggaaaaaaaaggtttacatgaacttatatatagaagagaagagtaagggggaatagaattacattttagtgaaaagccgggttttcagttgcttgcggaataattggagggagcccaggttccacagcggggtagtcaggtcgttccaaagacctgtgattctgaagagatgggattttcccagtttgcctacatagcgaataccgtgtagagaggggcaggatagtttatatctttgagcgggcctggtagagtcaggactcgaggagttataagatagtgggattaagggaggaaggatgccgtgaatgatcttaaaagccaggcatcAGCAGAACATTCTAGAGCTTTTTGGTCCTTGCACAAAACACAGTTTTTGATAGAAAAATTAAGAagtttgaaaaacattttttattatAGTTACTTCATATTGGCTTTGATGTTGGCAGATGAAATCTGCCGTGTGATTAGCTAAATGAGGCTGATTTTTAAAATCACACTCACATTGTAATACAAATCAAATATATCTACTGCTGATCTTAATTTTATTTCCTATAGCATGATTAAGGTACGGTCTGTGTACTTGGATTACTCTGCCTTCAGTTGTTTGCATCCGAGGTGTGCTGAGCATCGGGGCAGCAGGTAAAGCATTTGTGATCAAGTTTTAAAGCAATATTATCATCTTAGAACTGGTAAACTGAGATGGCACATTTATCAAGTCAAAACTGCAGAAAAATTTAGGGTGCTAAGCACTTAATcctggtttatatatatatatatatgacgcTGAGATCTTAAGTGTTAAAATTTGCACGTGGATCTCTTGGCTCCATGTGCAAATTCATGAGCTTCTAAGCCAATTAACTGCAGTTAACTGATGCTAACAAACAGGAAGCACTaaaggctggattctataaatggcgcccagtGGCACCGCTCGGTGTAGGTGTCAATCAACCACGAGGCGTCGTTTACAGAATCACATGTAGCGGCACCTAAGCAGACGTCAGCATCGCCGAGCGTCCTAAAGGTAAGCGCAGCTActttaggccaggttttcagcgGCCTAATTTATCAGCTCCTATCTTGGATGCTTaactcaaccatgcctattctctggccccaaccatgcctacttttcaagtaGGCGACAGTACGCGTCAGAAAGCGCCTCTGCTTAGACATCACTAGGCACCACAGGGAAttcggtgcctaacttaaaaatgtatttattttattactaATTATTCAGTTAACttcaatggcatggtcaattactacgacatttaagctaattgatttaatttaggttAGGTATGGATTTTAGCTAGGCGTCGCTAGGAAGCCTCAATTACAGTGCCTAACTAGGGTGCcgtttataaaatctggccccAAGTGCTTCGCGTTAGCCAGGAGCAGGTATTGTGCATCAAATCTGAATGTTAATGCACAACCTGCAATAGAAAATAGTGGGGATGCCCTTTCTTGATGTTTAGTTCTTGGGCTGGCCACACATTATAATTCTAAGTTATAGCGAGTTTTTAGTAGAAGGGCTCCTTAGTGACAACTCTAGTACTAAAACCAAGGGGTGGAACATCATATACGATTAGGGTTAGCATTTGGCTCCAGCagaaagaaggatggattgagacatttgggtttttcttccattgccttcaatggaaataaaacccagatgtctatctatccttcttacttccattaaaattaaaaaatattttgacacctacaaGACAGGACTGCttcctttcccactacaaagacatTTACTACTTTATTATCTCTTTGCTTCctgctcacccacccacccctccctcttcctgtgaaactttctgaaatgcttttatgttttccttatatatactgatatttgtcaacatttgcttatttctgatctgaaaaagggttaccttcgaaaactCATCATAAAAgtccaataaaaaatgtattaccctatttcctttggtttttgttttatttctacatatatactacctttcaatggaagtaaaacccagatgtcttaatccatttttctttttctgaagccatatggtaaccctatatatgaTGCTTTGGGACGTAAAGGAGAGAAAGTAAGCAAAAATATATAAGGTCATTTAGGcaattttcaaattatgggggccCTCAGAGTAGATTGAGCAGGTGTAAGGGGTTCCCCTTCTCCTTGGATAGAACTTACAGACTGGTAACACTCAATATAAACATGACAAAGTGGTACTGTGATACAGTCACTTCAGACAAGGCTTGATAGCATGAGAATTAATCTCCATATGTGgtaggggaggaagggggaagttCCTCTTGTTCCTGTTTCTCCTTCATAAAACACTTGTGACTCCGTGCAGATATAGGCATTAAAGAAATCAAAATGTTATCAGTTTGTCAAAGAAGTTGTGGTCTTTCCAGAAACAGAGATGATCACCATAACCAGGCTCAGTAAATGAGCGTTACAATATAGGTTTGGTCAGGACTCGGAGCATCTGTGATCGTGTTAGAGTAGGGCAGGTTTGGAAAGTGGTCCGAGATCCTGGAGACATTTACCACACTGTAAGATTTCAACAAAGAGTGACCATTGAAAAGAGCTGTATCCAGGTATGAAATATAAAACAAGTTTTTGCTTTCTCTTGGCTCCAGATCCGACTCATCCTTTGTAATTCTGTCACTCAAATTGTGTATAACTAAGCTCTGGTCTGGGGCAGCTGTGGCAGCACTGCTGTGAATACGCAGTCTACGCAGTCCCAGGACAGCTAGGTacactgatggaagtggggtagTTCCACACAGGGAAAGTTTGAGGTTATGCACAGACGTGAAATTCAGGAGCAGGGACAGCGACGTTGTATCTGAGAACCAGAGAGTCAGATCACTGCTGTAGCTGGGGCCAGGAGTTGCTCTGGAAATCGCCTGCTGTAGGACAGTCTTACAGCTGCAGACCAAGTTGGCCAGACTGTAATCACAGTCACGGATGTCAGTGGCACAACTACAGTTGCGAATGTTGTCATCTTTGGCGAAAATCAGGGTAGTGTTTTTCTGGCCTGTAACAAATCCATGAACACTCCAGAAGATCAGGAGGCTGGTTGTCATGAGGTGATATTTAGAGATGGGCCTTAACATCTTCCTCACAGGTGTCCACAGCACAGAAATGCTTTCCTGGAAGGAAAAACCATAGCCAAAAGCTAATGAAGAAATACAAAGAAAAGTATGGGAGATTGTGCTTGCGAGAGAATTAACTGGTAACCTCAAGTAAAGGCAGCATATATGTTTGATAATTACATAAAACTGTTACAGTATTTGATGGCAGTTAAAAACCCAATTGGTTCACTATGGTACTGATGTGCATACAAAGTGGcatagaggattttttttttggggggtgaggaaggaggaTACTGTTGCTAGTGATCTTTTTCTAAATTAGTAAAAATCCATTAAAATGTTATTATACCGCATAACATTCCAAGAACAGTACCATACAGGCCTTTTTGGTAGAGTGGAACTGTATCTTGCTTAATTGGTGTGTGGAAGAACCCCCTACACTTATGCAGTTGAAAAAAATGAGAAAATGCAGTTGCTAAAATTTGAGAAGGAGCATTGGAAGTTTTATCCATTGTTGAAAGCTTTTTAAACAAATGTGTTATCCATTTTGGGAGATCCTATTACCTTGTGCTAGAAGTTTGCTATTCAATCagaaatgggggaattaagttaTAATTTCATTGTTGTGGGAGGGGTTTCAGTTTGGGAaaagaggggtggggagggaaaccTTACTGCTCCTACTTCAGTGAAGTCAACCTAGAGAAAGGGAATTTCAAGCTGGTAACTTTACAGATAATCGGAGTCAGAGGTGGGGGAATAATGGCAAAGAACAATAAAGCTGTTCATGGCTTGGCTGTAGACTGAATGTGTGGCTTTCTTCTGATTATATCCATAACAGTTATATTATGATGTTGTTAAAaactttttcaatattttttttaagttggctCATTCCATCTGTCCAATTGTTTTTGTATTTGCAGGTTCTCTAGTCTTATTTAAATACTCCCCACCAGGAGTGCTGCTAAAAAGAGGCCAATCAGAAGAAAGTATGTTGGGCTGAAAGCTGCCACGTCAGGGAAGGGTGTAGGGTTGCGGCTCTGAGCAGCTCAACCAAACAGGCTGATCCaatccttgttttttttttaaacctcccctccctccattgcatGCACAATTGTTGTAATTCTCACTGTCCCAGTGAATTCCTGGGAACTGAAAACACAAGCATACGATGGCGCAAAACCAAGATGGGATCTGTCTGTTCAGTTGACCTTGGGTGAACTGTCAACTATATTGTAGGAGGTGGTAGATTATGGGAGTAATTTAGCTGGTTAATGCTAATTTTCAAAGAACCCACCACCCACATCTACTGATAGTGCTCCCCTCCAACCTTACACTCAAATATTTCAAAGAACTTCCCCTGAAGCCATCAAGTCACCAATCCTTGCAACCTTGGCAATCCACTGCTTCAAAGAATTACCCCCATCCTTCCTGAACCAGTCTCCTACCTCTTCTTCCTTAGCTCATCTGGAGGGTCACTGCCTCAGATGCATAAGAAGGCTGTGTTTTATTAAACATCTACTCCTTAATGAATAACTTTCAAGAGCTTtgcttccttcttcaggtcaatgcAACTTACCATGTGGAGAAAACTGTGGCAAACCAACTTGTTGATTTATTGATAAATCCCACTGCTTCTGaaataaactgctttgatgttCTAGTAATTATGGGTgatataaaaatgaattaaaatagataaataaataaaattgcctAACTATcctcaccttttacaaaaccgcgcaagcgGATTTTAGCACTGGACGGCCTGCTgactgctctgcgctgctccgacagtcatagaattcctattgaACTCTATCATGAGGATATACTTTAAAAATGCTGTATTGTGGCCAGAGGTTATGGCTGTATCCGGATGTGATTAAATCTACACAGGAGAGAAGAAGGTAATCCTTGGTAATGAGAGAAGAAACAAGGAAATTAGGAGCTAATTACTTGCAAATCCACAGAGAAGAGCGGGGAGTGAGTGAGTGGAGAAGAAGAGGGATTCCACCAAGACCatgcccagggcggaccaccccacccccttactatgccactatgcAGAGCAGTAACCTTTAGTGCCTCCTAAATAGAATCTATAAGGCAGTGGTCTCTAACACATGGCCCCCGAAGTCCTCCATTGCGGCCCTCAAACAactggctgaaatgctctttaaATCCTGTAACTGTGTTAATTTCAATGTTGCCCTAGTTGATATAGTCACTGCAAACAATCTCAAGTGTGCTACTCAGGTGCCTCATTTatgaatttgctactgttgacgaTTCAAAATAAAGTGACTTTATAAAATATAGAGCTGCAGAACCAATATTAGCACTAATTTTTAGTGTTTAGATTTTAAActtataatttatttaaaaaagttaTGAATTGCTTAagtctaagcgatgtacaaaaacattacatactcTCTTAATACCAAAATATCAGATAATCAGCGAACAAATCACAGAGTTTAGAGAAAAGCATCTataaataattgcgttttcaataatttcttaaagTACATACGATCTTTACATACTCTCATTGTACCTGGGATTGAATTCCAAAGATTTTTACcagcaaatggaaaaaatatacttttattgATGATGATTGAAAGCATACAATAcagaaattaattaatttttaatgtttaattccCAGTACAAGGaagcaggtcaaggtggtttacaaaattagtagtatgtgtaagcttgaaatatttAGGTGGCCCTCAGAGCTCTCTCATATTCACACTGCTGCCCTTTACATGGAAAAAGTTGGAGTTCACAGCCATAAGGTCCCTCatgttaattattttatttatttatttttaattctttatttattgattttataatttttgacattcTCAGTCAAA
Coding sequences:
- the C6H21orf62 gene encoding uncharacterized protein C21orf62 homolog, encoding MLRPISKYHLMTTSLLIFWSVHGFVTGQKNTTLIFAKDDNIRNCSCATDIRDCDYSLANLVCSCKTVLQQAISRATPGPSYSSDLTLWFSDTTSLSLLLNFTSVHNLKLSLCGTTPLPSVYLAVLGLRRLRIHSSAATAAPDQSLVIHNLSDRITKDESDLEPRESKNLFYISYLDTALFNGHSLLKSYSVVNVSRISDHFPNLPYSNTITDAPSPDQTYIVTLIY